A window of Sphingobacterium kitahiroshimense genomic DNA:
TGATTAAACAATAAATTACTTATAAGAATTGATCGATTGGGATACTTTCCAATTACCACCGTCATTGACTAAAGTCACAAGATCGGTTTTGGTAAAACCTTCAAACTGCATCGTTATTTTGGCGATCATATAGTCTGCTGACTCCTGTACGATAGTGGTACTTGTTTTACAATTCAACTGCTCACCTTTTTGCTTTTTCAAAAAGCTGATAACTTCTGAACGGCTGTTTGTCTTCACCTCAGAGGCTTGTACTTTTTGACTAAAATCTGCTGTAA
This region includes:
- a CDS encoding nuclear transport factor 2 family protein, whose translation is MNTLAKTFAAAALIAVSTFTMAAGKPEVSNPKKAVVNLSTADLAIDHYGAVMIEGQSAGVEQLFTADFSQKVQASEVKTNSRSEVISFLKKQKGEQLNCKTSTTIVQESADYMIAKITMQFEGFTKTDLVTLVNDGGNWKVSQSINSYK